In Streptomyces qaidamensis, one DNA window encodes the following:
- a CDS encoding serine hydrolase domain-containing protein, producing MRRTPSRRLLAAALLVASVLAPMATMPATAAPAPATAGHDDLPRHGLGTGLTERLDRAVAKVREQAGIPGVVVGLWMPGRGSYVRATGVADTVTRMPMTADSYVRIGSETKTFTVTALLQLVDEGRIGLDDPIAKYVRGVPGGHRITLRQLAGMRSGLFPYTADAGFIHDLLSEPERYFNPREVLTYGFRHANTFGPGEDFQYSNSNLVLLGLVIEKVTGRKLADVIHERVLRPAGLRHTLFPQDDEFPEPHPRGYTDQTLSGEVEDVTDWNPSWAWAAGAMISDLHDLRRWAKVVATGELLSPETQAQRLRTLPTGYPGTDYGLGIFETNGWIGHNGSIPGYETVTVYLPAQKATLVIMINTDVAVEGQEPSTLLARAITAVATPGNVYDGSVVTRP from the coding sequence ATGAGACGTACTCCCTCCCGCCGTCTGCTCGCCGCGGCCCTGCTCGTGGCGTCCGTGCTGGCCCCGATGGCGACGATGCCCGCCACCGCGGCCCCGGCTCCCGCCACCGCCGGGCACGACGACCTCCCGCGGCACGGTCTCGGAACCGGGCTCACCGAACGGCTCGACCGGGCTGTCGCCAAGGTCCGCGAGCAGGCCGGCATCCCCGGGGTCGTCGTAGGGCTGTGGATGCCCGGCAGGGGCAGCTACGTCCGCGCCACCGGCGTGGCCGACACCGTCACCCGCATGCCGATGACCGCCGACTCCTACGTCCGGATCGGCAGCGAGACCAAGACCTTCACGGTCACCGCGCTGCTCCAGCTCGTGGACGAGGGCCGGATCGGGCTGGACGACCCGATCGCGAAGTACGTCAGGGGCGTACCGGGCGGGCACCGGATCACGCTGCGCCAGCTCGCCGGGATGCGCAGCGGCCTGTTCCCGTACACCGCCGACGCCGGATTCATCCACGACCTGCTGAGCGAACCGGAGCGCTACTTCAACCCCCGCGAGGTGCTCACCTACGGCTTCCGGCACGCCAACACCTTCGGACCCGGCGAGGACTTCCAGTACTCCAACTCCAACCTCGTCCTGCTCGGCCTGGTGATCGAGAAGGTCACCGGCCGCAAGCTCGCCGACGTCATCCACGAGCGGGTGCTCCGCCCGGCCGGCCTGCGCCACACCCTGTTCCCGCAGGACGACGAGTTCCCCGAGCCGCACCCGCGCGGCTACACCGACCAGACGCTCAGCGGCGAGGTCGAGGACGTCACCGACTGGAATCCCAGCTGGGCCTGGGCGGCCGGGGCGATGATCTCCGACCTGCACGACCTGCGCCGCTGGGCGAAGGTCGTGGCCACCGGCGAACTGCTCAGTCCCGAGACCCAGGCGCAGCGGCTGCGGACGCTGCCCACCGGCTATCCCGGGACCGACTACGGCCTCGGCATCTTCGAGACCAACGGCTGGATCGGGCACAACGGCTCGATCCCGGGCTACGAGACCGTGACCGTCTACCTGCCCGCGCAGAAGGCCACCCTGGTCATCATGATCAACACGGATGTCGCGGTCGAGGGCCAGGAGCCGTCGACACTGCTCGCCCGGGCGATCACCGCGGTCGCGACCCCCGGCAACGTCTACGACGGCTCGGTCGTCACCCGGCCGTGA
- a CDS encoding NAD(P)-binding domain-containing protein, protein MNNTHEVEVVVIGAGQAGLAGAYHLRRSGFEPDRDFVVLDHSPAPGGAWQFRWPSLTYGKVHGMHALPGMELTDADPARPSAEVIGAYFDRYERTFDLRVRRPVDVRAVREGPGGRLLVETSDGVWSARALINATGTWDRPFWPRYPGQETFRGRQLHTAQYPGPEEFAGQRVVVVGGGASGTQHLLEIASHAAATTWVTRRPPVFREGPFDEGAGRAAVALVEERVRLGLPPRSVVSVTGLPLNDAIRQGIEDGVLDRQPMFDRISPTGVDWTDGRHVDADVILWATGFRAAIDHLAPLRLRSPGGGIRMEGTHAAADPRIHLVGYGPSASTIGANRAGRAAVRDIRRMLEREPAVA, encoded by the coding sequence GTGAACAACACACACGAGGTCGAGGTAGTCGTCATCGGCGCGGGGCAGGCCGGGCTGGCCGGCGCCTATCACCTGCGGCGGTCCGGTTTCGAGCCGGACCGCGACTTCGTCGTGCTGGACCACTCCCCCGCCCCCGGCGGCGCCTGGCAGTTCCGGTGGCCGTCGCTGACGTACGGCAAGGTGCACGGGATGCACGCCCTGCCGGGCATGGAGCTCACGGACGCGGACCCGGCGCGGCCGTCCGCCGAGGTGATCGGCGCGTACTTCGACCGCTACGAGCGGACCTTCGACCTGCGGGTCAGGCGCCCGGTGGACGTACGGGCCGTGCGCGAGGGGCCCGGCGGGCGGCTGCTCGTGGAGACCTCGGACGGGGTCTGGTCGGCGCGGGCGCTGATCAACGCGACCGGCACCTGGGACCGGCCGTTCTGGCCCCGCTATCCGGGCCAGGAGACCTTCCGGGGGCGGCAGTTGCACACCGCCCAGTACCCCGGGCCCGAGGAGTTCGCCGGGCAGCGGGTCGTGGTGGTGGGCGGTGGCGCCTCGGGCACCCAGCACCTGCTGGAGATCGCCTCGCACGCGGCGGCCACCACCTGGGTGACGCGGCGCCCGCCCGTTTTCCGCGAGGGCCCCTTCGACGAGGGCGCGGGCCGCGCCGCGGTCGCGCTCGTCGAGGAGCGGGTCCGGCTAGGGCTGCCGCCCCGCAGTGTCGTGTCGGTCACCGGGCTGCCGCTCAACGACGCGATCCGGCAGGGCATCGAGGACGGAGTGCTCGACCGGCAGCCGATGTTCGACCGCATCTCGCCGACGGGCGTCGACTGGACCGACGGCCGCCATGTCGACGCCGATGTCATCCTCTGGGCCACCGGCTTCCGCGCCGCCATCGACCATCTCGCCCCGCTCCGGCTGCGCTCCCCCGGCGGCGGCATCCGCATGGAGGGCACGCACGCGGCCGCGGACCCCCGCATCCATCTCGTCGGCTACGGCCCGTCGGCCAGCACGATCGGAGCCAACCGGGCCGGCCGCGCGGCTGTACGGGACATCAGGCGGATGCTGGAGCGGGAGCCGGCGGTGGCGTGA
- the mltG gene encoding endolytic transglycosylase MltG gives MHKNTPPRSTIRLTRRGRFALVATGAVVVGTAVAVPLLTLGTEEESRPTTLAVPEGWRASQVYAAVDKALALPAGSTKKSLDKAALKLPNDADGNPEGYLFPATYPLQEKTTPDQLLALMVDTANDRFNGAPIAAGAQRNAMNVYQAVTIASIVQAEAATKADMGKVARVIFNRLERGMPLQMDSTINYALNRSTLRATEADTRIDSPYNSYQRMGLPPTPIDNPGEEAMRAAINPPPGDWLYFVTVRPGDTRFTADYHEHQRNVAEFNAQRKKSGAQAAG, from the coding sequence ATGCACAAGAACACTCCGCCACGGAGCACGATTCGACTGACGCGCAGGGGCCGTTTCGCCCTCGTCGCGACCGGAGCCGTCGTGGTCGGCACCGCCGTGGCGGTGCCGCTGCTGACCCTGGGGACCGAGGAGGAGAGCCGTCCCACGACCCTGGCCGTCCCTGAGGGCTGGCGCGCGAGCCAGGTCTACGCGGCCGTCGACAAGGCCCTCGCCCTGCCCGCCGGCAGCACCAAGAAGTCCCTGGACAAGGCCGCGCTGAAATTGCCGAACGACGCCGACGGCAACCCGGAGGGCTACCTCTTCCCGGCCACCTATCCGCTCCAGGAGAAGACCACGCCGGACCAGCTCCTCGCGCTGATGGTCGACACCGCCAACGACAGGTTCAACGGCGCGCCCATCGCCGCCGGGGCGCAGCGCAACGCCATGAACGTCTACCAGGCCGTCACCATCGCGAGCATCGTGCAGGCGGAGGCGGCGACCAAGGCCGACATGGGCAAGGTGGCCCGGGTCATCTTCAACCGCCTCGAACGCGGCATGCCGCTGCAGATGGACTCCACCATCAACTACGCCCTGAACCGCTCCACCCTCCGCGCGACGGAGGCCGACACCCGGATCGACAGCCCTTACAACTCGTACCAGCGCATGGGTCTGCCGCCCACGCCCATCGACAACCCCGGCGAAGAGGCGATGCGGGCGGCCATCAACCCGCCCCCGGGCGACTGGCTGTACTTCGTCACGGTCCGCCCGGGCGACACCCGCTTCACGGCGGACTACCACGAACACCAGCGCAACGTCGCGGAGTTCAACGCGCAGAGGAAGAAGAGCGGGGCGCAGGCGGCCGGGTGA
- a CDS encoding ABC transporter ATP-binding protein, with translation MHPDREAPWTPPADSKEQPRQVRRILGLFRPYRGRLAIVGLLVAAASLVSVATPFLLKEILDVAIPQGRTGLLSLLALGMILSAVLTSVFGVLQTLISTTVGQRVMHDLRTAVYGRLQRMSLAFFTRTRTGEVQSRIANDIGGMQATVTSTATSLVSNVTSVVATIVAMLALDWRLTVVSLLLLPVFVWISRRVGNERRKITTQRQKQMAAMAATVTESLSVSGILLGRTMGRSDSLTKSFSDESEELVGLEVRSNMAGRWRMAVITIVMAALPAVIYWTAGMARQLGGPEVSIGTIVAFVSLQQGLFRPAVSLLSTGVQIQSSLALFQRIFEYLDLPVDITERPDPVRLDRIKGEIRFDDVSFGYDGKDGPVLDGIDLTVPAGGSLAIVGPTGAGKSTLGYLVPRLYDVTGGRVTLDGVDVRDLDFDSLARAVGVVSQETYLFHASVADNLRFAKPDATDEELRQAAEAAQIHDHIAALPDGYDTVVGERGHRFSGGEKQRLAIARTILRDPPVLILDEATSALDTRTEAAVQDAIDALSANRTTLTIAHRLSTVRGADQIVVLDAGRAVERGTHEELLEEGGRYAALVHRDAQLEPTR, from the coding sequence ATGCATCCCGACCGTGAAGCCCCCTGGACCCCGCCGGCCGACTCCAAGGAGCAGCCTCGGCAGGTCCGCCGCATCCTCGGCCTCTTCCGCCCCTACCGGGGCCGGCTCGCGATCGTCGGGCTGCTGGTCGCCGCCGCGTCGCTGGTCTCGGTCGCCACGCCCTTCCTGCTGAAGGAGATCCTCGACGTCGCGATCCCCCAGGGGCGCACGGGCCTGCTCAGCCTGCTCGCCCTCGGCATGATCCTCAGCGCCGTCCTCACCAGCGTCTTCGGGGTTCTCCAGACCCTGATCTCCACGACGGTCGGCCAGCGCGTCATGCACGACCTGCGCACCGCCGTCTACGGCCGGCTCCAGCGCATGTCCCTCGCCTTCTTCACCCGCACGCGCACGGGCGAGGTGCAGTCCCGCATCGCCAACGACATCGGCGGCATGCAGGCCACCGTCACCTCCACCGCGACCTCCCTGGTCTCCAACGTCACCAGCGTGGTCGCCACGATCGTCGCGATGCTGGCCCTCGACTGGCGCCTGACGGTCGTCTCCCTGCTGTTGCTGCCGGTGTTCGTGTGGATCAGCCGCCGCGTCGGCAACGAACGCCGGAAGATCACCACCCAGCGCCAGAAGCAGATGGCCGCGATGGCCGCCACGGTCACCGAGTCGCTCTCCGTCAGCGGCATCCTGCTCGGCCGCACCATGGGCCGCTCCGACTCGCTGACCAAGTCCTTCTCCGACGAGTCCGAGGAGCTCGTCGGCCTGGAGGTCCGGTCGAACATGGCCGGGCGCTGGCGCATGGCCGTCATCACGATCGTCATGGCCGCCCTGCCCGCCGTCATCTACTGGACCGCCGGCATGGCCCGCCAGCTCGGCGGCCCCGAGGTCTCCATCGGCACGATCGTCGCCTTCGTCTCGCTCCAGCAGGGCCTGTTCCGCCCGGCTGTGAGCCTGCTGTCGACCGGTGTGCAGATCCAGAGCTCCCTCGCCCTCTTCCAGCGCATCTTCGAGTACCTCGACCTGCCGGTCGACATCACCGAACGCCCCGACCCGGTCCGCCTCGACCGGATCAAGGGCGAAATCCGCTTCGACGACGTCTCCTTCGGCTACGACGGCAAGGACGGGCCGGTGCTCGACGGCATCGACCTCACCGTCCCGGCCGGCGGCAGCCTCGCGATCGTCGGCCCCACCGGCGCAGGCAAGTCCACGCTCGGCTATCTGGTGCCCCGGCTCTACGACGTCACCGGCGGCCGCGTCACCCTCGACGGGGTCGACGTCCGCGACCTCGACTTCGACAGCCTGGCCCGCGCGGTCGGCGTCGTCTCGCAGGAGACGTACCTCTTCCACGCATCCGTCGCCGACAACCTGCGCTTCGCCAAGCCCGACGCCACCGACGAGGAACTCCGCCAAGCGGCCGAGGCGGCGCAGATCCACGACCACATCGCCGCCCTGCCCGATGGCTACGACACCGTCGTCGGCGAGCGCGGCCACCGCTTCTCCGGCGGCGAGAAGCAGCGCCTGGCCATCGCCCGCACCATCCTGCGCGACCCGCCGGTCCTCATCCTCGACGAGGCCACCAGCGCGCTGGACACCCGGACCGAAGCCGCCGTCCAGGACGCCATCGACGCCCTGTCGGCGAACCGCACCACCCTCACCATCGCCCACCGGCTGTCCACCGTGCGCGGCGCCGACCAGATCGTCGTCCTCGACGCGGGGCGCGCGGTCGAACGCGGTACGCACGAGGAGCTTCTGGAGGAGGGCGGCCGGTACGCGGCGCTCGTACACCGGGACGCCCAACTGGAACCGACAAGATGA
- a CDS encoding MarR family winged helix-turn-helix transcriptional regulator, which yields MTTPDSDGLLAEQLLRLTRRVHRIQKRHLEQRELGITPAQSRLLRTLAHWESPPRMADLAERLEVVPRAVTTLVDGLEASGKVRRVPDPTNRRVIRIELTDDGRGALRELRAARRSAAEEILAPLTGGQRESLGGLLDTLIDGPPTGTC from the coding sequence ATGACCACGCCCGACTCCGACGGCCTTCTCGCCGAGCAGTTGCTGCGGCTCACCCGTCGGGTGCACCGCATCCAGAAGCGCCATCTGGAGCAGCGTGAGCTGGGCATCACACCCGCCCAGTCCCGGCTGCTGCGCACGCTGGCGCACTGGGAATCGCCGCCGCGCATGGCCGACCTCGCCGAGCGCCTGGAGGTGGTGCCGCGGGCCGTGACGACGCTGGTCGACGGCCTGGAGGCGAGCGGCAAAGTGCGCCGGGTCCCGGACCCGACGAACCGGCGGGTGATCCGCATCGAGCTCACGGACGACGGCCGGGGCGCGCTGCGCGAGCTGCGGGCGGCGCGCAGGTCGGCCGCGGAGGAGATCCTCGCGCCGCTGACGGGGGGTCAGCGGGAGTCGCTCGGGGGGTTGCTGGACACGCTGATCGACGGCCCGCCGACGGGGACCTGCTGA
- a CDS encoding cation:dicarboxylate symporter family transporter, with the protein MPPSVPSLPRRVARTVRTSLFAQVTCALVLGIVVGKLWPDTATALQPLGDGFTRLIKTVISPLVFCVVVVGIAKAGDLKAFGRIGVKALVWFEIASTAALVIGLVAANVVGPGKGMNVDPSSLNAAAVDETTGGGHLPTATEFVLNALPQSFIGAFAENELLQVLILACLVGAALLHLGHTKVPKILPAIEQAQEIIFAVVGFIMRLAPIAVFGAMAHLVGNYGLGVMRTYAKLIVLCYVAAALFIALLAVALKAVTGLSLWKFLRYIREEMLLALGTASTESVMPRVMQKLRRAGARDDAVGLVLPTGYSFNLDGASLYLSIGTLFIAQAVGVDLSLGQQVTVVLVLMLTSKGMAGIPGSAFLALSATASSLGAIPAGAVALLLGVDRIMDSMRVVTNLLGNCVAVFAVSRWEGALDTDRAKGVLDGEDPSEPDEGGMDADGGLGAVEPAPGIPAQKPKEPKEPKEPKEPKEPKEPKEPKEPKEPKGLNGLKEPAPEAG; encoded by the coding sequence GTGCCCCCGTCCGTACCGTCCCTCCCGCGACGCGTCGCACGCACTGTACGTACCTCGCTTTTCGCGCAGGTTACCTGCGCGCTCGTCCTCGGAATCGTCGTCGGAAAGCTGTGGCCGGACACGGCCACGGCTCTCCAGCCGCTCGGCGACGGTTTCACCCGGCTCATCAAGACCGTGATCTCGCCCCTGGTGTTCTGCGTGGTCGTCGTCGGCATCGCCAAGGCCGGTGACCTGAAGGCGTTCGGCCGGATCGGGGTCAAGGCCCTCGTCTGGTTCGAGATCGCCTCGACGGCCGCCCTGGTCATCGGGCTTGTCGCCGCCAACGTCGTCGGCCCGGGCAAGGGCATGAACGTCGACCCCTCCTCGCTGAACGCCGCGGCGGTGGACGAGACGACGGGCGGGGGGCACCTGCCCACGGCGACCGAGTTCGTCCTCAACGCGCTTCCACAGAGTTTCATCGGCGCCTTCGCCGAGAACGAACTGCTCCAAGTCCTCATCCTGGCCTGCCTGGTGGGCGCCGCCCTGCTGCACCTCGGCCACACCAAGGTGCCGAAGATCCTGCCCGCGATCGAGCAGGCCCAGGAGATCATCTTCGCGGTCGTCGGCTTCATCATGCGGCTGGCCCCGATCGCGGTGTTCGGCGCGATGGCCCACCTGGTCGGCAACTACGGCCTGGGCGTGATGAGGACGTACGCCAAGCTCATCGTGCTCTGTTACGTGGCGGCGGCGCTGTTCATCGCGCTGCTGGCCGTCGCCCTGAAGGCCGTTACCGGTCTCAGCCTGTGGAAGTTCCTGCGCTACATCCGCGAGGAGATGCTGCTCGCGCTCGGTACCGCGTCCACCGAGTCGGTCATGCCGCGGGTGATGCAGAAGCTGCGCCGGGCCGGTGCACGCGACGACGCCGTGGGGCTGGTGCTCCCCACCGGCTACTCCTTCAACCTCGACGGCGCCTCGCTCTACCTGTCCATCGGCACGCTGTTCATCGCCCAGGCCGTGGGGGTGGACCTGAGCCTCGGCCAGCAGGTCACCGTCGTCCTGGTGCTGATGCTGACCAGCAAGGGCATGGCGGGCATCCCGGGCTCGGCGTTCCTCGCCCTGTCCGCGACCGCCTCCTCCCTGGGGGCGATCCCCGCCGGGGCCGTCGCGCTGCTGCTGGGCGTGGACCGCATCATGGACTCGATGCGCGTCGTCACCAACCTGCTCGGCAACTGCGTCGCCGTGTTCGCGGTGTCCCGCTGGGAGGGGGCCCTGGACACCGACCGGGCGAAGGGGGTGCTCGACGGGGAGGACCCCTCCGAGCCGGACGAGGGTGGCATGGACGCCGACGGCGGGCTCGGTGCCGTCGAGCCGGCCCCGGGCATCCCGGCCCAGAAGCCCAAGGAGCCCAAGGAGCCCAAGGAGCCCAAGGAGCCCAAGGAGCCCAAGGAGCCCAAGGAGCCCAAGGAGCCCAAGGAGCCCAAGGGGCTCAACGGGCTCAAGGAACCCGCTCCCGAGGCCGGTTGA
- a CDS encoding peptide-N4-asparagine amidase: protein MKRRIVMSMLAGATLLAGTLLGTGPAGAADVPAPAGGVPAEFGTDWHDPVTAAPPVERPSGKSCEVTLAQAQFRDFTPYRGTYTPPDGCGDRWSKVVLRLDGRVKGRQYDRLGYLHVGGVEIFRTSTPQPSPDGIEWSVEKDVTRYGDTFRTSRDVEMLIGNVVDDTYTGVLDVKVTLTFYQGRPDGKSPDRVLTLDGDSALTTPRNSERIVAEVYATGSGGGCEEYWYLTVPEPAPYSCKAGAGPYREVQISVDGRLAGIAAPFPTVWTGGWSNPFLWYVIPGPRAFDIKPITYDLTPFAGILNDGRPHRVEVSVVGVPEGQTGWSTPVNVLVWQDEQRARVSGKLTVHNEGDLTNASVYTPGSEHVVATEGAHRLTVGGYVDTSHGRVTTTVSRSLAGTSTHRWTDGETRDALEAAWRDDESVTVGGRMTRTHRGYTMDGTTTLGAGDRLRTVLALGDRATVVGTHGGRRTAWSRLDNSYTGDATYTANVPRDQRHAVGTTSERYRLYGSRGCYDRTLTAVQGVITEDRNRC from the coding sequence ATGAAGAGACGGATAGTCATGTCCATGCTTGCCGGGGCGACCCTCCTGGCGGGCACCCTCCTCGGCACCGGGCCCGCCGGTGCGGCGGACGTCCCCGCCCCGGCGGGCGGCGTCCCCGCCGAGTTCGGCACCGACTGGCACGACCCGGTCACGGCCGCACCGCCGGTGGAAAGGCCCTCCGGAAAGTCGTGTGAAGTCACCCTCGCCCAGGCGCAGTTCCGTGACTTCACCCCGTATCGCGGCACGTACACCCCGCCCGACGGCTGCGGCGACCGCTGGAGCAAGGTGGTGCTGCGGCTCGACGGCAGGGTCAAGGGCCGCCAGTACGACCGGCTCGGCTACCTGCATGTCGGCGGGGTCGAGATCTTCCGCACGTCGACGCCGCAGCCCTCGCCGGACGGCATCGAGTGGTCCGTGGAGAAGGACGTCACGCGCTACGGCGACACCTTCCGCACGAGCCGGGACGTCGAGATGCTCATCGGGAACGTCGTCGACGACACCTACACGGGCGTCCTCGACGTCAAGGTCACGCTGACGTTCTACCAGGGCCGCCCCGACGGCAAGAGCCCCGACCGGGTCCTCACACTCGACGGCGACTCGGCCCTCACCACCCCTCGCAACAGCGAGCGGATCGTCGCCGAGGTGTACGCGACCGGGTCCGGCGGAGGCTGCGAGGAGTACTGGTACCTGACCGTGCCCGAGCCGGCTCCGTACTCCTGCAAGGCCGGTGCGGGTCCGTACCGGGAGGTGCAGATCAGCGTGGACGGACGGCTCGCCGGCATCGCCGCACCGTTCCCGACCGTGTGGACCGGAGGCTGGTCCAACCCGTTCCTCTGGTACGTGATCCCGGGCCCGCGCGCCTTCGACATCAAGCCGATCACCTACGACCTCACCCCCTTCGCCGGAATCCTCAACGACGGCCGCCCGCACCGCGTCGAGGTCTCGGTCGTCGGCGTGCCCGAGGGGCAGACCGGCTGGAGCACGCCCGTGAACGTCCTGGTGTGGCAGGACGAGCAGCGCGCACGGGTCAGCGGGAAGCTCACCGTGCACAACGAGGGCGACCTCACCAACGCATCGGTGTACACGCCCGGTTCGGAGCACGTGGTGGCCACCGAGGGCGCGCACCGGCTGACCGTCGGCGGCTACGTCGACACGTCGCACGGCCGCGTGACGACCACCGTCAGCCGCTCGCTCGCCGGCACGTCCACGCACCGCTGGACCGACGGCGAGACGCGTGACGCTCTCGAAGCCGCCTGGAGGGACGACGAGTCGGTGACCGTCGGCGGGCGTATGACGCGGACCCACCGCGGCTACACGATGGACGGCACGACCACCCTCGGTGCGGGCGACCGCCTGCGCACCGTGCTGGCCCTCGGCGACCGCGCCACGGTCGTCGGCACGCACGGCGGACGACGCACCGCGTGGTCGCGGCTCGACAACTCCTATACGGGCGACGCGACATACACGGCGAACGTGCCGCGCGATCAGCGCCACGCCGTCGGCACCACGAGTGAGCGCTACCGGCTGTACGGCTCACGCGGTTGCTACGACCGGACTCTGACCGCCGTGCAGGGGGTGATCACGGAGGACCGCAACCGGTGCTGA
- a CDS encoding ABC transporter ATP-binding protein has translation MQIQDLPYPDPGVPDARSGPRFLWWLFRNQLGGQLKSLAWGLLHFASVAALPFCVGVAVQAVVDRSGTGLALAGGLLALACVGNAVGDTYLHRTAITNWITAAARVQQLLARKAAHLGSALTRRVAAGEVVAVSTGDVEKIGWFVEALSRFTAALVTIVLVCVGLLVYQPALGVVVAVGLPALALAVLPLLPRATRRADTQREKAGRATELASDTVAGLRVLRGIGGEELFLDRYRSASQEVRHAAVRSARMWSLISAIQVLLPGLLLVAVVWYGVRLAREGRITVGELVTVYSSVMVLTYPLRHFEEIAMAYSFSRPSAKRAAGVLALQRPTDTAGSRAAEVPSGDLYDPDTGLLAPAGRLTAVVCGDPDAAGLLAERLGGHPSQEGTSVLLGGVPLDELPLDSARTAVLVQDKDPVLLSGTLRELLDVPASGAVRPQEALAAAQCDDVLAALVQGSLDAGDPMDARITERGRSLSGGQRQRLALARSLITDPEALVLDEPTSAVDSHTEARIAQGVRELRDGRTTVVFTSSPLLLDRADRVVFLHDGEAVAVGAHRELVRTDSRYRAVVTRETDDEAALNGSVALDDVLQELEEIEEKA, from the coding sequence ATGCAGATTCAAGACCTTCCGTACCCCGACCCGGGCGTGCCGGACGCGCGTTCGGGCCCCCGATTCCTGTGGTGGCTCTTCCGCAATCAGCTGGGCGGTCAGCTCAAGTCGCTGGCCTGGGGGCTGCTGCACTTCGCCTCCGTCGCCGCCCTGCCGTTCTGTGTCGGTGTCGCCGTGCAGGCCGTCGTCGACCGCTCCGGCACCGGGCTCGCCCTGGCGGGCGGGCTGCTGGCGCTGGCCTGCGTCGGCAACGCGGTCGGCGACACCTACCTGCACCGCACCGCGATCACCAACTGGATCACGGCGGCCGCCCGCGTCCAGCAACTGCTCGCCCGCAAGGCCGCCCACCTGGGCTCGGCGCTGACCCGGCGCGTCGCAGCCGGTGAGGTGGTCGCGGTTTCCACGGGTGACGTCGAGAAGATCGGCTGGTTCGTCGAGGCCCTGTCCCGCTTCACCGCGGCCCTGGTCACCATCGTGCTGGTCTGCGTCGGCCTGCTCGTCTACCAGCCGGCGCTCGGCGTGGTCGTCGCCGTGGGACTGCCCGCACTGGCGCTCGCCGTGCTGCCGCTGCTCCCCCGCGCCACCCGGCGCGCCGACACCCAGCGCGAGAAGGCCGGACGCGCCACCGAACTCGCCTCGGACACCGTCGCCGGCCTGCGCGTGCTGCGCGGCATCGGCGGCGAGGAACTGTTCCTCGACCGCTACCGCAGCGCCTCCCAGGAGGTACGCCACGCCGCCGTGCGCAGCGCCCGGATGTGGTCCCTGATCTCCGCGATCCAGGTCCTGCTGCCGGGGCTGCTGCTCGTCGCCGTCGTCTGGTACGGCGTGCGGCTGGCACGCGAGGGCCGGATCACCGTCGGCGAACTGGTCACCGTGTACAGCTCGGTCATGGTCCTCACCTATCCGCTGCGGCACTTCGAGGAGATCGCCATGGCGTACTCCTTCTCCCGGCCCTCCGCCAAGCGGGCCGCGGGAGTGCTGGCGCTCCAGCGGCCCACGGACACCGCGGGATCACGCGCGGCCGAGGTTCCGTCAGGCGATCTGTACGACCCGGACACCGGGCTGCTCGCGCCCGCCGGGCGGCTCACGGCCGTGGTGTGCGGCGACCCGGACGCGGCGGGCCTGCTGGCGGAACGGCTGGGCGGACACCCGTCCCAGGAAGGCACCTCGGTGCTGCTGGGCGGTGTGCCGCTCGACGAACTCCCGCTGGACAGCGCCCGTACGGCCGTCCTCGTCCAGGACAAGGACCCGGTGCTGCTGTCCGGCACACTGCGCGAGCTGCTCGACGTACCCGCGTCGGGCGCCGTCCGGCCGCAGGAGGCGCTGGCGGCCGCGCAGTGCGACGACGTGCTGGCGGCGCTGGTGCAGGGCTCGCTGGACGCGGGCGACCCGATGGACGCCCGGATCACCGAACGCGGCCGGTCCCTGTCCGGCGGTCAGCGCCAGCGGCTCGCGCTCGCCCGGTCGCTGATCACGGACCCGGAGGCGCTCGTCCTGGACGAGCCGACGTCGGCCGTCGACTCGCACACCGAGGCCCGGATCGCGCAGGGCGTGCGGGAGTTGCGCGACGGGCGCACGACCGTGGTCTTCACCTCCTCCCCGCTGCTCCTGGACCGCGCCGACCGGGTCGTGTTCCTGCACGACGGCGAGGCCGTCGCGGTGGGCGCCCATCGCGAGCTGGTGCGGACCGACTCCCGCTACCGGGCGGTGGTCACGCGCGAGACGGACGACGAGGCCG